One window of Schistocerca cancellata isolate TAMUIC-IGC-003103 chromosome 9, iqSchCanc2.1, whole genome shotgun sequence genomic DNA carries:
- the LOC126100503 gene encoding uncharacterized transmembrane protein DDB_G0289901-like — translation MSSLFIPVAFVILSGWILDVSDSLPAHVRMIREAPGERLEPGLSEMPRGEFHHGSADAALALSSHTRHHPEGELTSGRAAAGLSSGKSGHMDGHLTGEHHLSGHLGQSHHRGGELDGSGQVSLPGRGGVGLKEISGEIEGNLGHGAIVSEGNGLDKKAVALEVLRRMSMQNTKGGGTAAIPSGGLHAHGIDGYSAQGGRVEGNPHGGAHISGGGLRGGIHGNSQVPQADPSSIGLSGSGHSISSTHYGAPGGSAAGLEHMSGGQVHHPAAVTGGHRESPTGPAAGGLGVASGGQQEIVGELLEMWAKIGGPEMLGKIAAMSQNMHGVGAGALPTFSSHPPPPGAPTVGGSGTMGGNTQSFTRGEVSRGDARHITSAGSGAITYSGASSNASQPTEIVYVMMMPGSGDMPKGPPLTGSASASGGKNTVMGQLPFAYGSGAYATYNTAGTYKLAQGAVTPGAISYTAIPVGYVATSGYSVQSRPMYYSGTARPRGSTYTAWPMTYGVTGSKPYSMLSYTAVPVGQVVTARAQQGVRPAATAQAAYYTVQGGRTVATTQQRPAGGVTYTALPAVVMPAQTYKVASG, via the coding sequence ATGTCAAGTTTGTTTATTCCTGTTGCATTTGTAATACTGTCAGGATGGATTCTTGACGTTTCTGACTCTCTCCCTGCGCATGTGCGGATGATAAGAGAGGCGCCAGGTGAACGACTTGAACCAGGTCTCAGTGAGATGCCAAGAGGAGAATTTCATCACGGATCAGCAGATGCCGCTCTCGCACTCTCGTCCCACACTAGACACCATCCAGAAGGAGAGCTGACCTCAGGCAGAGCTGCTGCAGGTCTTTCTTCTGGAAAATCTGGGCATATGGACGGACACCTTACTGGTGAACATCATTTGAGTGGTCATTTAGGACAAAGTCACCACAGAGGAGGTGAACTGGATGGAAGCGGCCAGGTATCTCTTCCTGGCCGTGGTGGCGTAGGCCTGAAAGAGATATCAGGTGAGATCGAAGGAAATTTGGGTCATGGAGCTATTGTTTCCGAAGGCAATGGCCTAGACAAAAAAGCCGTAGCATTAGAAGTGCTTCGTCGCATGTCAATGCAGAATACCAAAGGTGGAGGTACAGCCGCAATTCCATCTGGTGGACTTCATGCCCACGGCATTGATGGGTACAGTGCCCAAGGCGGCAGAGTAGAGGGCAACCCACATGGAGGCGCACATATTTCTGGAGGAGGGCTGCGTGGGGGTATTCATGGCAACTCTCAAGTACCCCAAGCTGATCCGTCATCCATTGGTCTCAGTGGAAGTGGACATAGTATTTCGAGCACTCACTATGGTGCCCCAGGGGGCAGCGCAGCTGGACTGGAACACATGAGTGGAGGACAAGTCCATCACCCAGCAGCTGTAACAGGAGGCCACAGAGAAAGCCCCACAGGCCCTGCTGCCGGAGGATTAGGTGTTGCTTCTGGGGGGCAACAAGAAATAGTAGGCGAACTTTTGGAAATGTGGGCGAAAATTGGAGGTCCTGAAATGCTTGGTAAGATAGCAGCAATGAGTCAGAACATGCATGGAGTTGGTGCTGGTGCACTTCCTACATTCTCTTCTCATCCTCCACCACCAGGAGCGCCGACAGTTGGAGGTTCTGGCACCATGGGAGGAAATACCCAATCTTTCACGCGTGGTGAAGTTTCTCGAGGAGATGCGCGACATATAACAAGCGCAGGTAGTGGAGCAATAACGTACAGTGGAGCTAGCAGTAACGCTTCTCAGCCAACGGAGATAGTCTACGTTATGATGATGCCAGGGTCTGGTGATATGCCCAAAGGCCCTCCCCTGACAGGTTCAGCGTCCGCCTCAGGTGGCAAAAACACAGTGATGGGACAACTTCCATTCGCCTACGGCAGTGGTGCTTACGCAACATATAATACTGCAGGAACTTACAAATTGGCACAAGGTGCTGTAACACCTGGAGCAATCAGTTACACGGCGATACCTGTGGGCTATGTCGCTACGAGCGGGTATTCCGTGCAAAGCAGACCGATGTACTATAGTGGAACAGCTAGACCTAGAGGCAGCACATACACTGCATGGCCAATGACATATGGAGTGACAGGATCTAAACCGTACTCGATGCTTTCCTACACCGCCGTCCCTGTTGGCCAAGTGGTGACTGCCAGGGCTCAGCAAGGTGTGAGACCCGCAGCAACTGCCCAAGCAGCCTATTATACGGTACAAGGAGGCAG